DNA sequence from the Drosophila sechellia strain sech25 chromosome 3L, ASM438219v1, whole genome shotgun sequence genome:
gttgtttttttttttttggaaaaatcaTAATTCATAATCCAGCATTCATTATGCACGACCCTAGCGGATATAGTGCCACATAGCCGTAGGCTTTCgggcattgttaatcatatcGTGCCAGTGCTGGCATCCAGTTCCACTTTCCTGGGGCCCCAGTCCGCAGCATCCGATTTCCGTGGCCTCGCTCCCGGCACCCACCACATAGATCTGCCAAGATATAAAATATAGCGGAAAATGTATATGTAGAGTAGAATGGAGTGGAGTAGAGTGGAGTGGCGTGGggatttcaattaaaacacGGCCGGGCATTAAACCGGGGCTATTGCCCGGAATTAGCAGCCGGAGCTGTTAAAAGCGGCGCAGACCACCGGTTTATGGCCTGGTCCACGTGGAAAGGCAAAGGCTAAAGGTTACCTCGATGGCTGCGTTGTGGAGATAATTTGATTGCAAATTAAACGTGAACGCCTCATTCCAAATGGGATTGGTGGGATCGTCCGACTTCGTAATGCtcgtcttcttcttcttgatGCGTTTGCCATTTTGAATCAGATAAATCTGAAAGAAAATTAGCAGTATTAaggaaatttattaatttataggCGTTAATGAGAACATAAATAACACTTAAATTGAATCTACTATTTAgaagttaatttttttacAATTAACTTTTAGAGGTTTCTTTTCTcattaataattgtttaatatttaatattcacCTTGACATATGGTTCCTGAAGAGTATCCAAATTTCTAGCCTTCATAATGACAACCGTCAATCGCTCGGCCTGCGGCAAATAGTTCAAGGAGCACAGCAGTTCCGGTCGATCCTCCTTGGGTTTCTTGGTGCGCAGCAAGTCTCCCCAGATCTGTATAGATTTTGTATTACTATAAGTCCTAATCAATCGAAACCATTACTTACCTCCACTGACTTGGAGAGATCTAGACCATCCACAGAGATGCGAACCTCGCCGATAATGTCGTTGTGCGAATAGCGATCGTAGTCGAGCACTTGGAGGATCAGCTCCTTGCCCTGGAGCTGATCCCGAGAAACCGGGAACTTGAAGTGCTGGTCAAAGTAGGGATTGGATTCGCCCCTGTGAATGTGGGTCTGTCGCTTCCGGCTGTCCACTTCTGGTTGCAACATCAGGCGGACATAGGGATCCCGGAATCCACCCTCTTCGATGGGACTGAGATTGTGAGctgaaatggaaaacaaaatgaatgTCTTGATGAAACACAAACTCAATATAGATCGAACTAGGTATTATCGTGGCATACACAGCTTAACAAGTCATCGCACCCATatgttaaaataatattatgaaaTCTTTTCCAGAAACTAAGTACATACTATAAGAATGCGTCGCATTAATATCAAGGTACGTTGTGTGGGGAGAAGAGTTGtggaatttaatattaaccGCTCCATGCCGATGCGTAGACTTATGGAAGCCTACGCCCATTATTATAAACTTGATCTgaagaatatatatttcaagACGCGTAAACTTCGAATCGCAGAAAGTGATACGGCGGATTTTTTGAGTCTTACCAATGGCGATGTGATAGAGGTCAGAACCAAATACTATCAACATTTATCTAGCGAACAATAATCACCATACTCAGTaatgtattttaatattaatccgcctaaataattttttgtttgttattttgttaataatttaattaaaattttttgtaataaattttgtaaaaaaaaaaatgtatatttcaattataattttaacacGAATATTACCTTCAATCAGATGAACCGTCAGATCGAACAGGTGGTAGTCGTACTTAACGCGCAGATGCAAACGACCCACGGCATGACTGGATTCCGGAGCTGTCAGGTAAACGGGTCCGTCCGGCATTCGATAGAGATCCGGTTGAAGGGCACCCAGTGGCGAAGCGGGACCCATTGCGGGATCCACTCCGGGCTGCGATCTGGGCGGTATCAGCAGCGGTGAAAGGCAGCGACCTCCAGCCACGCCCTTTCCCGCACTGCCGCCTCCCATTCCCGATCCTCCGGCCAAAGATGCCAAGCTGCTTTGCGAGGGACTGGGCGTCCTCAGATCGCCAGGATCCGCCGAGTGGGCGGGACTTCCACAGCGAGCATCCAAAGAAATGGTTCGCATGGGACTGGGTGACCTGGCCAAATGGTGCGGAAATCCAGGCTCACTTGGCAGCGAGCTTCGTCCGTCCGGTCCAAAAGTCCTtatctgtggtgaagagcctCGATGACCCTGCGATATTAATTATATAGTAATAGTATCGTAGTTTAGCAAAATCAATTAGTTCGTAGTCACACATACCGAATGCCTGGATGGGGCGCTGTCCACGCTGCTCTGGCTGGAGATGGACGGCGTGCGCTGGAGGCGCGGCGGAAAGGAGCGGCTCTGGTGGTGCAAGTGAAGCGGACTGTGGAACACTTCGGCGGGTCCGCGCAAGATGTCCGTTCCGGTGGCCGAAACTGTGCCCATGTGGTGATGGTTTAGGCCCATGCCGGCGTGCATTCCATGCAGCTGACTGGCCGGCTGGATGGGTTGGCATTCCTTGGCAATAGCCACCTCCTGAGGGAATCGAATAAATGGGATATATTAGAAGAGTCCACTAATGGCCATCGCCAGTTATAAGAACCTCCGAGTCCGTGGGCAAATCACAGCTATCGCTGACACTACCGGCTGAAACGCTGCCAATTCCGCTGGTGGTCGATGTGACCGACGAGGCCGACGGCGGCGGTGTCATGGGTTGCGGCGGTGGGGTGGTGGAGCCCTCGCCCATCGGCAGAATGTGCACCACCGAAACCCCATTGCCACCGGCAGTGGAGGAGGCACCACTCCCACTCGGTGTCCCCTCATCCGCCGAATTCCGATCGAGAGTAACGCGACGCACCGCTCCCACTCGCTCCTTGGCCATTCGCGACCAGGACTCGATGCGCTTGTGGGCCAGCCAACAGGCTGCCGGACCCAGACCACTCATCTTCTCCCAATTATCGAGGGACTTTGGTTATGGGAACGCTGCTTTTCTTCTCTGCGGTAAATAGAAGGTTTTGTTGCTTGGCTACCTTGGACTCTTGGCGGGTATAGAAACTGCTGCTTCACTTATTTGCTCTCCCACTTTACACTCAAAGAAATAAACCGAAAGTGTCGACCTTTCAGTAACGCATGAATACAGATTTTTATGGTAATAGTGCATTTTCAATAGTAAATTTAACTCGTTCATAGGAGTatctaaaagtatgcagcacAGTACCCAGTATTTTCCAAATGAATCCATAGAACTTTTGCATTCAATACGTATTGCAAAATTTGTAATTCTGCGAACATATAGTAATTTTTCTGAAAGTGCATCCACACATTTGACCGCTGTTAATCCGTTTACGCAAATACACTCACACGCCATTAGATTGGACTAACCACCGACGAGGAAATGGAACACGATGAAATGCCCGGCACGAGTGCGGGTTCAGGTTGGAAGCCCTGAACCGGCATTAATTATTCCCATGTAGGTCATGGTGCACCATTTCTGCATATCCTCATAAGAAAACCTCACTTTCGCCTTAATGGTTGCGTTTTCTCAGTAGTAGAGTTGGAATATAAAATGCAGTTTGGTTTACGGCAAGAATAACGAATTTTAAACGAATTTCACAACTTAGTGACTATAGTTGAACTGTTTTTAATTGGCAGTTTGTGGCTGAAGTTTGGTAATTTTACCACATAATTTAAGCAACTTTCCAGCACCCAAAAGTCGAAATGCGTCCTGACCTTACTATTTTCGTCATACCCCACCAGCcatataatttttgtaaacGATAGTCAAAAGTTCATCCATCTCTGCTCGCCGCCCATCGTTTTTATTGGGCATCTCAATGGCAGGTGGTAAATGGGAATTCTTAGCGGCGAATCCATGGCAACTGCACTAACGAACAATGTGCGTCATCGTGGAGGCAGCTCCGCTAATCAGTCAGCCAACTAGTTAGTTTGGCCGGCATCCCAACGTTTCCAAAGCGGCTAATGCCTAATTATTCGAGCAGCGAGTATAATGATAGTGAAGGGAAAAATCTCAAAGCCCTCCATTTAAGCCTAAATGATAAGATGGCTTTAATGATAAGTATTAAATGTACACAAAAGCTAGAAAAATTATGTATTCCAGTACCTAAAACTATTCCCATTTTGGCTTAagttgtttttaatttgatttacaaCAAGGATAATTTCAATGCACTTAAAACAATATCACATTTCCTTAAACTTTTTAGATTGAAATATTTGGAATTTTCTATCCTATGGTTAAGTTTTAAAGTCTCACCTTGAAGGAACAAGGAAGACCAAAACTCTATTCTTTAATAGTGACAGCTGCTGTAGCTAATGAAAGTCTTCCCTTAACTGCTACCTGCTGCGTTGGCAAACTTGTGGTTAATATTAGACAGCATACATATCAGCGAGACCATAATTATGCAGAGGATGCTCCTACACCGATATTATGAATATGCAGACGAGGCATTCCTCCTGGCAAGACGCACAATTCCCCGGCGGCCGATTTGTCTTGCAGTCCGCATTTCGATTTCGCCTTTTGCATTCCACTTCCAATTCCACACCCAGAATTTTCACGTTTTCTCGTTACGCAGCGTAGCGAATGGCGAAATGCGAATTCATTGGCATTCGTACACGCCCAAGTGCCGTTAAATAGATGGTAAATCGGGCAATGATATCCCTATATCGAGGATCTCGACCCGCTAGCGACGAGGGGTGGGTTGCTCAATacaaatgtaaacaaaaaacttatttttcaagtattaaataaattaaatgaaattaagcaCGTGTAGCGAATGACATCAAAACATGGCAACGACCCTGGTGGAGTGACAGAGACAGAGAAAAAGGGAGAGGCACAAGGATACACAGTGCCGACAGAGATGGGTAAGAAAAATCAAGGACCAACCCTCAAATTAGTTTGGGATAATAAAAATGTGCTCGGTCAAAGAAAAATGTTGTCCAAGTCTTTGTCGCACACCGACAAGCACCCCGAGCGAGTTGTTAacgtgtgtctgtgtgcggtGTGTCCTAGATCCTGTAAAAggatttttattgatttcgTAACATTACTCTGAGTTATTCATCACTTTCATTACTCCGACTGTCGCCAATTCGGCTGCTGGTTTTTTGAGGGAAAGTCAAACAGCTGTCGAGAAAACAGTTGTACCTACAATTTGCTCAaatagaaattaataaatgagTATTGTTCAGCAAGGATAAATCTGGAGAACTAGTGGTAAGATAATAAATTCTTATTAACTTGGGAGCAGCACTTCCTGTATAATAAATACACCGAGTATTTAAATAGTTCAATATAAATGTAGCTATATATACAAGTGCTAAGCAACAATTAAGCATAACATTAATATTAGAAAAATCCCTTTCCGGATGTTACAATTACGCAAAATTGTCCTTTAACGTATCCAACTTTAATGAAACTAAGTAGGGTGCTTGTTAAATTAATATCTCAGCAACAGGGGATTTAAGAGTGTAATATAAACAACTATTTGCAGCCAAAACACGACAACATAAGCTAGTAATTTGGGTGTCAATGTCGGGGCTTTAAAATGAGCTCGCTAATCCTCCTTTGATCCCCTCGAGTGTCAGCCAAGTTTGTTGCACATTTTCGAGGGGAGAACTGCGAAAACATCAACGATAATTCCATTGAAATGCAGCCAACCGCACCGTTGCTAATTGACACCTATGTAAACTGCAATCAAAGCGACAAACAGCCAAGCCCACAGTTTTCCACATTTCTCACCCCATTATAAAACGAAAAATGATCGAAAAATGCTGACAAAAATACCCCAAAAAGAAACAACTAAAATCCCTAATCCGAGTTCTGAGGGTTGCAACCCCGACAATCGAGT
Encoded proteins:
- the LOC6605723 gene encoding synaptotagmin-5 isoform X1, coding for MSGLGPAACWLAHKRIESWSRMAKERVGAVRRVTLDRNSADEGTPSGSGASSTAGGNGVSVVHILPMGEGSTTPPPQPMTPPPSASSVTSTTSGIGSVSAGSVSDSCDLPTDSEEVAIAKECQPIQPASQLHGMHAGMGLNHHHMGTVSATGTDILRGPAEVFHSPLHLHHQSRSFPPRLQRTPSISSQSSVDSAPSRHSGHRGSSPQIRTFGPDGRSSLPSEPGFPHHLARSPSPMRTISLDARCGSPAHSADPGDLRTPSPSQSSLASLAGGSGMGGGSAGKGVAGGRCLSPLLIPPRSQPGVDPAMGPASPLGALQPDLYRMPDGPVYLTAPESSHAVGRLHLRVKYDYHLFDLTVHLIEAHNLSPIEEGGFRDPYVRLMLQPEVDSRKRQTHIHRGESNPYFDQHFKFPVSRDQLQGKELILQVLDYDRYSHNDIIGEVRISVDGLDLSKSVEIWGDLLRTKKPKEDRPELLCSLNYLPQAERLTVVIMKARNLDTLQEPYVKIYLIQNGKRIKKKKTSITKSDDPTNPIWNEAFTFNLQSNYLHNAAIEIYVVGAGSEATEIGCCGLGPQESGTGCQHWHDMINNARKPTAMWHYIR
- the LOC6605723 gene encoding synaptotagmin-5 isoform X2 — protein: MVMVSSAVLGAAAGTGLALILAVTIVMYRYYLLRKRGKEWDELDRWEETRIMRKLQMKEVAIAKECQPIQPASQLHGMHAGMGLNHHHMGTVSATGTDILRGPAEVFHSPLHLHHQSRSFPPRLQRTPSISSQSSVDSAPSRHSGHRGSSPQIRTFGPDGRSSLPSEPGFPHHLARSPSPMRTISLDARCGSPAHSADPGDLRTPSPSQSSLASLAGGSGMGGGSAGKGVAGGRCLSPLLIPPRSQPGVDPAMGPASPLGALQPDLYRMPDGPVYLTAPESSHAVGRLHLRVKYDYHLFDLTVHLIEAHNLSPIEEGGFRDPYVRLMLQPEVDSRKRQTHIHRGESNPYFDQHFKFPVSRDQLQGKELILQVLDYDRYSHNDIIGEVRISVDGLDLSKSVEIWGDLLRTKKPKEDRPELLCSLNYLPQAERLTVVIMKARNLDTLQEPYVKIYLIQNGKRIKKKKTSITKSDDPTNPIWNEAFTFNLQSNYLHNAAIEIYVVGAGSEATEIGCCGLGPQESGTGCQHWHDMINNARKPTAMWHYIR